One genomic region from Anopheles coustani unplaced genomic scaffold, idAnoCousDA_361_x.2 scaffold_12_ctg1, whole genome shotgun sequence encodes:
- the LOC131271239 gene encoding arginyl-tRNA--protein transferase 1 isoform X2, whose product MPFSVVEFYDKRSSYQCGYCKQSDSCHSYGMWAYKLSCEDYQDLIDRGWRRSGCYCYKPIMDVTCCPSYTIKCDALNFRLNKSHKKIIKRMNKFLRDGKRESDEEENPQSFGEIGTLSHEHIETPRMPTKPIDLEYLEPTMDIAKQTTETIKARSKDLSEKGAEALKPSHGMGNPTVSDVPKKAKLMRIIRKRDKLQKKGLTGEELERSMLAGKGHNKEKSLEDFLYEFPKENEPSAHRLTIVTLPTGGKKFQESLDISYALYVKYQTSIHSDPPGSVADYLDFLVKSPLKGSADFGSFHQQYWLDDRLIAVGVIDVLPLCVSSVYFFYDPEYRFLSLGTYGSLREIAFTRARYRVNPSITSYYMGFYIHSCPKMRYKSSLQPSRLLCPEAYTWHLLDKNILSKLDARKYNRLNEDKLVQDAQKPTEQDLQDVLLLVGRSYLRYSEYSLVAQVVPDVSTYAQLVGKVCAKRMMLYGV is encoded by the exons ATGCCGTTTTCAGTGGTAGAATTTTACGACAAACGTTCTAGCTATCAGTGTGGTTACTGCAAGCAATCGGACTCTTGCCACTCTTATG GCATGTGGGCATATAAACTAAGCTGTGAAGATTACCAAGATCTGATCGATCGAGGCTGGCGTCGTTCTGGATGTTATTGTTATAAACCAATCATGGATGTTACCTGCTGTCCATCGTATACTATTAAATGCGATGCGCTTAATTTTCGATTAAATAAGTCACACAAAAAGATAATTAAGCGTATGAACAAATTTCTCCGTGATGGAAAAAGAGAATCCGATGAGGAAGAAAATCCacaatcttttggcgagattgggACTTTAAGTCATGAGCACATCGAGACGCCGCGTATGCCAACAAAGCCAATTGATTTAGAATATTTGGAGCCTACCATGGACATTGCAAAACAAACTACTGAAACCATTAAAGCTCGATCGAAAGATTTGAGTGAAAAAGGGGCCGAAGCCTTAAAGCCTTCGCATGGCATGGGCAACCCGACTGTGAGTGATGTaccaaaaaaagcaaaacttaTGCGAATTATACGAAAACGAGATAAACTACAAAAGAAAGGGCTTACCGGTGAAGAGCTAGAACGATCAATGCTAGCTGGAAAGGGGCATAATAAAGAAAAGTCGCTGGAAGATTTTCTTTACGAATTTCCAAAGGAAAACGAACCATCAGCCCATCGTTTGACG ATTGTGACTCTACCCACGGGCGGGAAAAAGTTTCAAGAAAGCCTGGACATTTCTTACGCACTCTATGTCAAATATCAGACGAGTATTCATAGTGATCCTCCTGGTTCGGTTGCGGACTATCTCGACTTTTTGGTAAAATCACCATTAAAG gGTTCGGCGGATTTCGGGTCTTTCCATCAACAGTATTGGTTGGATGATCGTTTGATTGCTGTGGGTGTGATCGACGTGTTGCCACTATGCGTTAgttctgtatattttttttacgatCCAGAGTATAGATTTCTTTCCCTTGGTACTTATGGCTCGCTAAG AGAGATTGCGTTTACAAGGGCACGGTACCGTGTTAATCCCAGCATTACAAGCTATTACATGGGATTTTATATACATTCGTGTCCGAAAATGCGATACAAAAGCAGCCTACAACCCTCTCGTCTACTTTGTCCGGAGGCTTACACTTGGCACTTACTTGACAAAAATATCTTGTCCAAGCTTGATGCACGCAAATATAACCGGCTTAACGAAGATAAATTAGTGCAGGATGCACAAAAGCCAACTGAGCAAGATTTACAGGACGTTCTTTTGCTTGTTGGAAGATCGTATTTGCGATATTCAGAGTATTCG tTGGTCGCACAGGTCGTCCCGGATGTTTCAACGTACGCCCAGCTGGTAGGAAAAGTGTGTGCTAAAAGGATGATGTTGTATGGAGTATAG
- the LOC131271239 gene encoding arginyl-tRNA--protein transferase 1 isoform X4, with translation MPFSVVEFYDKRSSYQCGYCKQSDSCHSYGMWAYKLSCEDYQDLIDRGWRRSGCYCYKPIMDVTCCPSYTIKCDALNFRLNKSHKKIIKRMNKFLRDGKRESDEEENPQSFGEIGTLSHEHIETPRMPTKPIDLEYLEPTMDIAKQTTETIKARSKDLSEKGAEALKPSHGMGNPTVSDVPKKAKLMRIIRKRDKLQKKGLTGEELERSMLAGKGHNKEKSLEDFLYEFPKENEPSAHRLTGSADFGSFHQQYWLDDRLIAVGVIDVLPLCVSSVYFFYDPEYRFLSLGTYGSLREIAFTRARYRVNPSITSYYMGFYIHSCPKMRYKSSLQPSRLLCPEAYTWHLLDKNILSKLDARKYNRLNEDKLVQDAQKPTEQDLQDVLLLVGRSYLRYSEYSLVAQVVPDVSTYAQLVGKVCAKRMMLYGV, from the exons ATGCCGTTTTCAGTGGTAGAATTTTACGACAAACGTTCTAGCTATCAGTGTGGTTACTGCAAGCAATCGGACTCTTGCCACTCTTATG GCATGTGGGCATATAAACTAAGCTGTGAAGATTACCAAGATCTGATCGATCGAGGCTGGCGTCGTTCTGGATGTTATTGTTATAAACCAATCATGGATGTTACCTGCTGTCCATCGTATACTATTAAATGCGATGCGCTTAATTTTCGATTAAATAAGTCACACAAAAAGATAATTAAGCGTATGAACAAATTTCTCCGTGATGGAAAAAGAGAATCCGATGAGGAAGAAAATCCacaatcttttggcgagattgggACTTTAAGTCATGAGCACATCGAGACGCCGCGTATGCCAACAAAGCCAATTGATTTAGAATATTTGGAGCCTACCATGGACATTGCAAAACAAACTACTGAAACCATTAAAGCTCGATCGAAAGATTTGAGTGAAAAAGGGGCCGAAGCCTTAAAGCCTTCGCATGGCATGGGCAACCCGACTGTGAGTGATGTaccaaaaaaagcaaaacttaTGCGAATTATACGAAAACGAGATAAACTACAAAAGAAAGGGCTTACCGGTGAAGAGCTAGAACGATCAATGCTAGCTGGAAAGGGGCATAATAAAGAAAAGTCGCTGGAAGATTTTCTTTACGAATTTCCAAAGGAAAACGAACCATCAGCCCATCGTTTGACG gGTTCGGCGGATTTCGGGTCTTTCCATCAACAGTATTGGTTGGATGATCGTTTGATTGCTGTGGGTGTGATCGACGTGTTGCCACTATGCGTTAgttctgtatattttttttacgatCCAGAGTATAGATTTCTTTCCCTTGGTACTTATGGCTCGCTAAG AGAGATTGCGTTTACAAGGGCACGGTACCGTGTTAATCCCAGCATTACAAGCTATTACATGGGATTTTATATACATTCGTGTCCGAAAATGCGATACAAAAGCAGCCTACAACCCTCTCGTCTACTTTGTCCGGAGGCTTACACTTGGCACTTACTTGACAAAAATATCTTGTCCAAGCTTGATGCACGCAAATATAACCGGCTTAACGAAGATAAATTAGTGCAGGATGCACAAAAGCCAACTGAGCAAGATTTACAGGACGTTCTTTTGCTTGTTGGAAGATCGTATTTGCGATATTCAGAGTATTCG tTGGTCGCACAGGTCGTCCCGGATGTTTCAACGTACGCCCAGCTGGTAGGAAAAGTGTGTGCTAAAAGGATGATGTTGTATGGAGTATAG
- the LOC131271239 gene encoding arginyl-tRNA--protein transferase 1 isoform X3 → MPFSVVEFYDKRSSYQCGYCKQSDSCHSYGMWAYKLSCEDYQDLIDRGWRRSGCYCYKPIMDVTCCPSYTIKCDALNFRLNKSHKKIIKRMNKFLRDGKRESDEEENPQSFGEIGTLSHEHIETPRMPTKPIDLEYLEPTMDIAKQTTETIKARSKDLSEKGAEALKPSHGMGNPTVSDVPKKAKLMRIIRKRDKLQKKGLTGEELERSMLAGKGHNKEKSLEDFLYEFPKENEPSAHRLTVKFIQSKDCAIPTTFKLYSSYQQSIHKEPSSKLSMERFKRFLINSPLKGSADFGSFHQQYWLDDRLIAVGVIDVLPLCVSSVYFFYDPEYRFLSLGTYGSLREIAFTRARYRVNPSITSYYMGFYIHSCPKMRYKSSLQPSRLLCPEAYTWHLLDKNILSKLDARKYNRLNEDKLVQDAQKPTEQDLQDVLLLVGRSYLRYSEYSLVAQVVPDVSTYAQLVGKVCAKRMMLYGV, encoded by the exons ATGCCGTTTTCAGTGGTAGAATTTTACGACAAACGTTCTAGCTATCAGTGTGGTTACTGCAAGCAATCGGACTCTTGCCACTCTTATG GCATGTGGGCATATAAACTAAGCTGTGAAGATTACCAAGATCTGATCGATCGAGGCTGGCGTCGTTCTGGATGTTATTGTTATAAACCAATCATGGATGTTACCTGCTGTCCATCGTATACTATTAAATGCGATGCGCTTAATTTTCGATTAAATAAGTCACACAAAAAGATAATTAAGCGTATGAACAAATTTCTCCGTGATGGAAAAAGAGAATCCGATGAGGAAGAAAATCCacaatcttttggcgagattgggACTTTAAGTCATGAGCACATCGAGACGCCGCGTATGCCAACAAAGCCAATTGATTTAGAATATTTGGAGCCTACCATGGACATTGCAAAACAAACTACTGAAACCATTAAAGCTCGATCGAAAGATTTGAGTGAAAAAGGGGCCGAAGCCTTAAAGCCTTCGCATGGCATGGGCAACCCGACTGTGAGTGATGTaccaaaaaaagcaaaacttaTGCGAATTATACGAAAACGAGATAAACTACAAAAGAAAGGGCTTACCGGTGAAGAGCTAGAACGATCAATGCTAGCTGGAAAGGGGCATAATAAAGAAAAGTCGCTGGAAGATTTTCTTTACGAATTTCCAAAGGAAAACGAACCATCAGCCCATCGTTTGACG GTAAAATTCATTCAGTCCAAAGATTGTGCAATCCCTACAACGTTTAAACTATACAGTAGTTACCAACAAAGCATACACAAAGAGCCATCGTCCAAACTCAGCATGGAACGTTTCAAACGTTTTCTTATCAATTCTCCCCTTAAG gGTTCGGCGGATTTCGGGTCTTTCCATCAACAGTATTGGTTGGATGATCGTTTGATTGCTGTGGGTGTGATCGACGTGTTGCCACTATGCGTTAgttctgtatattttttttacgatCCAGAGTATAGATTTCTTTCCCTTGGTACTTATGGCTCGCTAAG AGAGATTGCGTTTACAAGGGCACGGTACCGTGTTAATCCCAGCATTACAAGCTATTACATGGGATTTTATATACATTCGTGTCCGAAAATGCGATACAAAAGCAGCCTACAACCCTCTCGTCTACTTTGTCCGGAGGCTTACACTTGGCACTTACTTGACAAAAATATCTTGTCCAAGCTTGATGCACGCAAATATAACCGGCTTAACGAAGATAAATTAGTGCAGGATGCACAAAAGCCAACTGAGCAAGATTTACAGGACGTTCTTTTGCTTGTTGGAAGATCGTATTTGCGATATTCAGAGTATTCG tTGGTCGCACAGGTCGTCCCGGATGTTTCAACGTACGCCCAGCTGGTAGGAAAAGTGTGTGCTAAAAGGATGATGTTGTATGGAGTATAG
- the LOC131271239 gene encoding arginyl-tRNA--protein transferase 1 isoform X1 gives MPFSVVEFYDKRSSYQCGYCKQSDSCHSYGMWAYKLSCEDYQDLIDRGWRRSGCYCYKPIMDVTCCPSYTIKCDALNFRLNKSHKKIIKRMNKFLRDGKRESDEEENPQSFGEIGTLSHEHIETPRMPTKPIDLEYLEPTMDIAKQTTETIKARSKDLSEKGAEALKPSHGMGNPTVSDVPKKAKLMRIIRKRDKLQKKGLTGEELERSMLAGKGHNKEKSLEDFLYEFPKENEPSAHRLTVKFIQSKDCAIPTTFKLYSSYQQSIHKEPSSKLSMERFKRFLINSPLKIVTLPTGGKKFQESLDISYALYVKYQTSIHSDPPGSVADYLDFLVKSPLKGSADFGSFHQQYWLDDRLIAVGVIDVLPLCVSSVYFFYDPEYRFLSLGTYGSLREIAFTRARYRVNPSITSYYMGFYIHSCPKMRYKSSLQPSRLLCPEAYTWHLLDKNILSKLDARKYNRLNEDKLVQDAQKPTEQDLQDVLLLVGRSYLRYSEYSLVAQVVPDVSTYAQLVGKVCAKRMMLYGV, from the exons ATGCCGTTTTCAGTGGTAGAATTTTACGACAAACGTTCTAGCTATCAGTGTGGTTACTGCAAGCAATCGGACTCTTGCCACTCTTATG GCATGTGGGCATATAAACTAAGCTGTGAAGATTACCAAGATCTGATCGATCGAGGCTGGCGTCGTTCTGGATGTTATTGTTATAAACCAATCATGGATGTTACCTGCTGTCCATCGTATACTATTAAATGCGATGCGCTTAATTTTCGATTAAATAAGTCACACAAAAAGATAATTAAGCGTATGAACAAATTTCTCCGTGATGGAAAAAGAGAATCCGATGAGGAAGAAAATCCacaatcttttggcgagattgggACTTTAAGTCATGAGCACATCGAGACGCCGCGTATGCCAACAAAGCCAATTGATTTAGAATATTTGGAGCCTACCATGGACATTGCAAAACAAACTACTGAAACCATTAAAGCTCGATCGAAAGATTTGAGTGAAAAAGGGGCCGAAGCCTTAAAGCCTTCGCATGGCATGGGCAACCCGACTGTGAGTGATGTaccaaaaaaagcaaaacttaTGCGAATTATACGAAAACGAGATAAACTACAAAAGAAAGGGCTTACCGGTGAAGAGCTAGAACGATCAATGCTAGCTGGAAAGGGGCATAATAAAGAAAAGTCGCTGGAAGATTTTCTTTACGAATTTCCAAAGGAAAACGAACCATCAGCCCATCGTTTGACG GTAAAATTCATTCAGTCCAAAGATTGTGCAATCCCTACAACGTTTAAACTATACAGTAGTTACCAACAAAGCATACACAAAGAGCCATCGTCCAAACTCAGCATGGAACGTTTCAAACGTTTTCTTATCAATTCTCCCCTTAAG ATTGTGACTCTACCCACGGGCGGGAAAAAGTTTCAAGAAAGCCTGGACATTTCTTACGCACTCTATGTCAAATATCAGACGAGTATTCATAGTGATCCTCCTGGTTCGGTTGCGGACTATCTCGACTTTTTGGTAAAATCACCATTAAAG gGTTCGGCGGATTTCGGGTCTTTCCATCAACAGTATTGGTTGGATGATCGTTTGATTGCTGTGGGTGTGATCGACGTGTTGCCACTATGCGTTAgttctgtatattttttttacgatCCAGAGTATAGATTTCTTTCCCTTGGTACTTATGGCTCGCTAAG AGAGATTGCGTTTACAAGGGCACGGTACCGTGTTAATCCCAGCATTACAAGCTATTACATGGGATTTTATATACATTCGTGTCCGAAAATGCGATACAAAAGCAGCCTACAACCCTCTCGTCTACTTTGTCCGGAGGCTTACACTTGGCACTTACTTGACAAAAATATCTTGTCCAAGCTTGATGCACGCAAATATAACCGGCTTAACGAAGATAAATTAGTGCAGGATGCACAAAAGCCAACTGAGCAAGATTTACAGGACGTTCTTTTGCTTGTTGGAAGATCGTATTTGCGATATTCAGAGTATTCG tTGGTCGCACAGGTCGTCCCGGATGTTTCAACGTACGCCCAGCTGGTAGGAAAAGTGTGTGCTAAAAGGATGATGTTGTATGGAGTATAG
- the LOC131271245 gene encoding small ribosomal subunit protein uS13: MSLVIPEKFQHILRVLSTNIDGKRTVPIALTAIKGVGRRYAHVVLKKADVDPFKRAGECSDEEVEKIITIISNPRHYKIPDWFLNRQKDIIDGKYMQLTSSNIDSKLREDLERLKRIHAHRGMRHYWGLRVRGQHTKTTGRRGRTVGVSKKK; the protein is encoded by the exons ATG TCGCTCGTGATTCCTGAAAAGTTCCAGCACATTTTGCGTGTTCTCAGTACTAACATTGATGGAAAACGCACTGTCCCAATTGCATTGACGGCCATCAAGGGAGTCGGTCGTCGCTACGCTCATGTCGTGCTGAAGAAAGCTGATGTCGATCCGTTCAAACGTGCTGGTGAGTGCTCTGATGAAGAGGTCGAGAAGATTATTACCATCATCTCGAACCCACGGCACTACAAGATCCCCGACTGGTTCCTAAACAGACAGAAGGACATCATTGACGGAAAGTACATGCAGCTGACTTCATCGAACATTGATTCGAAACTGCGTGAGGATTTGGAGCGCCTGAAGCGAATCCACGCTCACCGTGGTATGCGTCACTACTGGGGACTGCGTGTCCGTGGCCAGCACACGAAAACAACCGGTCGTCGCGGTCGTACTGTCGGTGTGTCCAAGAAGAAGTAA